Proteins encoded together in one Hymenobacter monticola window:
- the corA gene encoding magnesium/cobalt transporter CorA has product MNPLNSSSSAAPNRSPAPAEAPGADPITITDREATRQARYQQVGQRPGTLNIREGALKPRLFLTSYNDDTCSEGEFTDRYDELLNHLRQHPELKHWIDVRGYGDLALIERLMQDFGLHPLQMEDVLNDYQRAKIEVFDDHRLFMVSRMTDFTALLEVDDDQLSIFTGPNYVLTFQDDYEDCLDTLRVRIRANFSTLRRHPSLYLAYALTDVVLDHYYPTMAAIGDYIEELEEAIFADKRPRRLLNRILRIKKDVVRFRRLVYPERDKIAEILRLPEEIMPETLKIFYRDAYDHAIQALDLAESYRDNISSLTDLYMSDQSNRMNEVMKVLTIISTIFIPLSFVVGLYGMNFQRHDDHGRFLPFNMPELYSPWGYPFVLGIMALVVASQLYYFYRKGWLTNR; this is encoded by the coding sequence ATGAATCCGCTCAACTCGTCTTCATCGGCCGCGCCCAACCGCTCGCCCGCGCCGGCCGAAGCGCCCGGCGCCGACCCCATCACCATCACCGACCGCGAGGCCACCCGGCAGGCGCGCTACCAGCAGGTGGGCCAGCGCCCCGGCACGCTCAACATCCGCGAAGGCGCCCTCAAGCCGCGCCTGTTCCTGACGTCGTACAACGACGACACGTGCTCCGAAGGCGAGTTCACCGACCGCTACGACGAGCTGCTGAACCACCTGCGCCAGCACCCCGAGCTCAAGCACTGGATTGACGTGCGCGGCTACGGCGACCTGGCCCTTATTGAGCGCCTGATGCAGGACTTCGGCCTCCACCCCCTGCAGATGGAAGACGTGCTGAACGACTACCAGCGGGCCAAAATCGAGGTTTTCGACGACCACCGCCTCTTCATGGTGTCGCGCATGACCGACTTCACGGCGCTGCTCGAAGTCGACGACGACCAGCTTTCCATCTTCACCGGCCCGAACTACGTGCTCACGTTTCAGGACGACTACGAGGACTGCCTCGATACGCTGCGGGTGCGCATCCGGGCCAATTTCAGTACCCTGCGCCGCCACCCGTCCCTCTACCTGGCCTACGCCCTCACCGACGTGGTGCTCGACCACTACTACCCCACCATGGCCGCCATCGGCGACTACATCGAGGAGCTTGAAGAAGCCATTTTCGCCGACAAGCGCCCGCGCCGCCTGCTCAACCGCATCCTGCGCATCAAGAAAGACGTGGTGCGCTTCCGCCGGCTGGTGTACCCCGAACGCGACAAAATTGCCGAAATTCTGCGCCTGCCCGAGGAAATCATGCCCGAAACGCTGAAAATCTTCTACCGCGACGCCTACGACCACGCCATCCAAGCCCTGGACCTCGCCGAAAGCTACCGCGACAACATCTCCTCCCTCACTGACCTCTATATGTCGGACCAGAGCAACCGCATGAACGAGGTGATGAAGGTACTCACCATCATCAGCACCATTTTCATTCCCCTGAGCTTTGTGGTGGGCCTCTACGGCATGAACTTTCAGCGCCACGACGACCACGGCCGCTTCCTGCCCTTCAACATGCCCGAGCTCTACAGCCCCTGGGGCTACCCCTTCGTGCTGGGCATCATGGCCCTGGTGGTGGCCAGCCAACTCTATTACTTTTACCGCAAAGGCTGGCTCACCAACCGCTAG
- a CDS encoding helix-turn-helix transcriptional regulator, with amino-acid sequence MTDEQLITGRIAEVASFADEYPGAVIILNGDASRVLFMSARGLQDLGTSLGELIAMGPEYHTRYFNPDEAHEYVPQVVSLLERNDLSFAVTLFQQVRTGPQQAFVWHLTTARLLAQGRSGQPLLVICFSTPIDPKSHITAKVQRLLDENTFLRQHSATFASLTTREREVLACLALGHTSQEIAVAFNISAQTADTHRRNIRQKLGATTNFDLGQYARAFDLI; translated from the coding sequence ATGACTGACGAACAGCTAATTACTGGTAGAATTGCGGAGGTCGCTTCCTTTGCCGATGAATACCCCGGGGCGGTCATTATACTAAACGGCGATGCCAGTCGGGTGCTTTTCATGTCAGCCCGCGGGCTGCAGGACCTAGGCACCAGCCTAGGGGAACTCATCGCCATGGGACCGGAATACCACACGCGTTACTTCAACCCTGACGAAGCCCACGAGTATGTGCCGCAGGTGGTCAGTCTGCTGGAGCGCAACGATTTGAGTTTTGCCGTCACGCTCTTCCAGCAGGTGAGAACCGGGCCGCAGCAGGCTTTTGTCTGGCACCTGACCACGGCCCGGCTCCTGGCCCAGGGCCGCTCAGGGCAGCCCCTGCTCGTTATTTGCTTCTCCACCCCCATCGACCCCAAGAGCCATATCACGGCCAAGGTGCAGCGGCTGCTGGACGAGAACACCTTCCTGCGCCAGCATTCGGCCACCTTCGCCAGCCTCACCACCCGCGAGCGCGAGGTGCTGGCCTGCCTGGCGCTGGGCCACACGTCGCAGGAAATCGCGGTGGCTTTCAACATTTCGGCCCAAACCGCCGACACCCACCGCCGCAACATCCGCCAAAAGCTGGGAGCCACCACCAACTTCGACCTGGGCCAGTACGCCCGGGCCTTCGACCTGATTTGA
- a CDS encoding AAA family ATPase, which translates to MNTPSRTGLVVGKFWPPHRGHQLLLETAAAQVTELVVLVYANPDSASQPAAVRADWLRMLYRGDDGSAGPRIGQTPLRIFVLSAAADGVPPDAADDTTQREFVRQWLVRQGIPVDVVFSSEAYGPGFAAHLSVAHVAVDNARRQVPVSGTRVRANPAEHAAFLHPLVAAQLGVVPPASVPRVVFLGAESSGKSTLCAALAEACGTAWVPEYGRTLHEQKNGNLDYDDLLYIARRHAELEDEAAAQAHGVLFCDTNAATTALYSYYYFHRCDPALQAMAAVCGQRYAHTFVCAPTVPFEQDGWRGPEALRSFQHGMILMQLDYFGIPFTLVEGTVAERVAQVRAALGA; encoded by the coding sequence ATGAATACTCCTTCCCGCACCGGCCTTGTAGTGGGCAAGTTCTGGCCGCCGCACCGGGGGCATCAGCTGCTGCTCGAAACTGCCGCCGCTCAGGTAACGGAGTTGGTGGTGCTGGTGTACGCCAACCCCGATTCGGCCAGCCAGCCGGCCGCCGTGCGCGCCGATTGGCTGCGGATGCTCTATCGTGGCGACGACGGCAGCGCCGGGCCGCGCATCGGCCAAACGCCACTTCGCATCTTCGTCCTCTCGGCCGCAGCCGATGGGGTGCCGCCCGATGCCGCCGACGATACTACCCAGCGCGAATTTGTGCGGCAATGGCTAGTGCGGCAGGGCATTCCGGTTGATGTCGTTTTCAGCAGCGAGGCCTACGGCCCGGGCTTTGCGGCGCACCTGAGCGTGGCGCACGTGGCCGTGGATAACGCCCGCCGCCAGGTGCCGGTTTCCGGAACGCGGGTGCGCGCCAACCCGGCGGAACACGCGGCTTTTTTGCACCCGCTGGTGGCCGCGCAGTTGGGCGTGGTGCCGCCCGCATCGGTGCCGCGCGTGGTGTTTCTGGGGGCCGAGAGCAGCGGGAAATCGACGCTGTGCGCGGCGCTGGCCGAGGCCTGCGGCACGGCCTGGGTGCCCGAGTATGGGCGTACCCTGCACGAGCAGAAAAACGGCAACCTCGACTACGACGACCTGCTCTACATTGCCCGCCGCCACGCCGAGCTGGAAGATGAAGCCGCCGCGCAGGCCCACGGCGTGCTGTTTTGTGACACCAACGCGGCCACGACGGCGCTGTATTCTTACTACTACTTTCACCGCTGCGACCCGGCGCTGCAGGCCATGGCGGCCGTGTGCGGGCAGCGCTACGCCCACACCTTCGTGTGCGCGCCCACCGTGCCCTTCGAGCAGGACGGCTGGCGCGGCCCCGAGGCCCTGCGCAGCTTCCAGCACGGCATGATACTCATGCAGCTGGACTACTTCGGCATCCCGTTCACGCTCGTGGAAGGCACAGTGGCGGAGCGGGTGGCCCAGGTGCGGGCCGCGCTGGGGGCGTGA
- a CDS encoding T9SS type A sorting domain-containing protein, translating to MHTITKRINSFLRSCGVGGLFVLLLSPAWAAPAPGASPSLATALAPDGTLRPGTSGSFDAHEYRMLTAPDGHPIFRPAGVRRTTGAGDENWQNGLGSGGVDGGVQAVLAVGNDVYIGGDFSVVGGVPASKIAKWNSATSTWSRVGAGAGITGFGNVNALAMINSVLYVGGGFSTVSTATSSLTVSRLAKWDGTTWSSVGQGVSGDAVSSLAVSGNSLYVGGTFTYVGGGTVAANNVAKWDASTNTWSSLGTSTGNGVSGSVNALAFNGTGTELYVGGEFTSARSGATTVTARNVARYIVASNAWSPLGTTSNGVGGQYGGERVMALAWSTATSSMYVAGYFARGGTLGAANSIVRFIPSNSSWAAVGSGFTHNNGQTAVYSLAVSGTTVYAGGSFTSSGATPLTSVAQFNGTSWAGMGDGMSIGTEGHNSSVQVYVVALVGSSVYAGGPFRRAGTVASNGLARWDGTTWSCPAPGNGADGYLYAVAVDGTSVYVGGYFTHIGGVAANRVAKWNGTTWSSLGTGAANGVGTYPNSVTALAVAGNGDVYVGGNFTLAGGAAANNVAKWNGTTWSSLGTGAANGVNNAVKALALIGSDVYVGGSFSQAGGVATPYLAKWNGTAWGAVGTGVNGPVFALARVGTTLYAGGQFSQAGGATVNFIAQWNGTAWSALGTGFDNSVTALAVSGANLYAGGTFTTGSNLALNHVAKWNGTAWSALGTGNGNGTNGTVYALAAIGNDLYIGGNFSEMNGYYPDGISAKNIARWTGSGWSPLGTGLSYGQLDNGRVHALGVDVDYRVFAGGDFTTVGDNSKATGFVGLFADMPPSLVVTAAQPLDGSYNNLTISNTAAATLTAPLRVRGTLTIQSGGRLLTASQPITGAGSFVLAPGGTLGIADAAGIAATGATGAVQVSGPRTFDAGANYIYSGTTAQVPGPALPATVASLTLSNPAGLTLGQNLTTTQALVVNSGELRTGPAAVILGPTATLSESATGYVTGAVETSRPVATPGQSQDFGGLGLMLTPASSSTALPGATTVRRLTGTAATGSTSVGMKRYFEIHAATNAGLDLTMQAQYRDDELNGVDEANLMFYRATSSAAGPWVAQTGAYARDAANNRISLSGVSGFSVWTLGSSAPLPVELTAFAAIARTGAVQLSWRTASEHNSAHFAVERSTDGHAFAALGQVPAQGNRTTPTNYTHRDANLPAGAALLYYRLRQVDADGSFSYSPVRTVAPAPTTGLALFPNPAHATATLQVTAATSDREVRVLDMRGRQAARLLLPAHAASAVLPLAGLPVGVYAVRVGAATARLVVE from the coding sequence ATGCATACTATTACCAAACGCATTAATTCATTCCTGCGAAGCTGCGGTGTGGGCGGGCTTTTCGTGCTGCTGCTGAGCCCGGCCTGGGCGGCCCCGGCTCCCGGCGCTTCTCCCTCACTTGCCACCGCCCTCGCCCCCGACGGCACCCTGCGCCCCGGTACTTCGGGCTCCTTCGATGCCCACGAGTACCGCATGCTTACGGCCCCCGACGGCCACCCCATCTTCCGGCCGGCCGGCGTGCGGCGCACCACCGGCGCCGGCGACGAAAACTGGCAGAATGGCCTCGGGTCGGGTGGCGTCGACGGCGGGGTACAGGCTGTGCTCGCGGTGGGCAACGATGTCTACATTGGGGGCGACTTTTCGGTCGTGGGCGGCGTTCCTGCATCCAAGATTGCCAAGTGGAACAGCGCCACGTCTACCTGGAGCCGCGTCGGTGCGGGCGCAGGCATTACCGGGTTTGGAAATGTGAACGCGTTGGCGATGATAAACTCTGTCCTCTACGTAGGAGGCGGTTTCAGCACTGTCAGCACCGCCACAAGTTCGTTGACGGTCAGCAGATTAGCCAAGTGGGATGGTACGACTTGGAGTTCTGTCGGCCAAGGTGTGTCGGGGGACGCGGTATCCTCCCTGGCGGTGAGCGGTAACTCGCTCTACGTAGGCGGCACGTTCACGTATGTAGGCGGCGGCACTGTGGCTGCCAACAACGTGGCCAAGTGGGATGCCAGCACCAACACCTGGAGTAGCCTGGGTACGAGCACCGGCAACGGGGTAAGCGGCTCAGTCAATGCCTTGGCTTTTAACGGCACCGGAACCGAACTATACGTGGGCGGGGAATTTACTTCTGCCCGCAGCGGAGCGACCACCGTAACTGCCAGAAACGTGGCCCGGTACATCGTTGCTTCCAACGCTTGGTCCCCTCTTGGCACCACCAGCAATGGGGTCGGGGGCCAATACGGAGGCGAGCGGGTGATGGCATTAGCTTGGTCGACTGCGACGTCGTCGATGTACGTAGCAGGGTATTTTGCGCGCGGAGGCACCTTAGGCGCTGCCAACTCCATTGTCCGGTTTATTCCCAGCAACTCTAGCTGGGCTGCTGTGGGCAGTGGGTTTACTCACAATAACGGTCAAACCGCAGTGTACAGCCTCGCCGTGTCCGGCACCACGGTGTACGCGGGTGGGTCCTTCACGAGTAGCGGCGCCACCCCCCTGACCAGCGTGGCCCAGTTCAACGGCACGTCATGGGCAGGTATGGGCGACGGCATGAGCATTGGCACCGAAGGGCACAACAGCAGCGTGCAAGTCTATGTGGTGGCCCTAGTGGGCAGCAGCGTGTACGCGGGCGGCCCATTCCGACGGGCGGGCACGGTGGCATCCAACGGCCTAGCCCGTTGGGACGGGACCACCTGGAGCTGCCCGGCCCCCGGTAACGGCGCCGACGGCTACCTCTACGCCGTCGCTGTCGACGGGACCAGCGTGTACGTGGGCGGCTATTTCACGCACATCGGCGGGGTGGCCGCCAACCGCGTGGCCAAGTGGAACGGCACTACCTGGAGCAGCCTGGGCACTGGCGCGGCCAATGGCGTGGGCACCTACCCCAACTCCGTGACCGCGCTGGCGGTGGCGGGCAATGGCGACGTGTATGTGGGCGGCAACTTCACCCTGGCCGGCGGCGCAGCGGCTAACAACGTAGCCAAGTGGAACGGCACTACCTGGAGCAGCCTGGGCACCGGCGCCGCCAACGGCGTCAACAACGCCGTGAAAGCTTTAGCCTTGATAGGAAGCGACGTGTACGTGGGCGGCAGCTTCTCGCAGGCCGGCGGCGTGGCCACGCCCTACCTGGCCAAATGGAACGGCACGGCCTGGGGCGCCGTGGGCACCGGCGTGAACGGACCCGTATTTGCCCTGGCCCGGGTGGGCACCACGCTTTATGCAGGCGGCCAGTTTTCGCAGGCCGGCGGGGCCACCGTCAATTTTATTGCGCAATGGAACGGCACGGCCTGGAGCGCGCTCGGCACCGGCTTCGATAATTCAGTGACCGCGCTGGCAGTTTCGGGCGCCAATCTGTACGCAGGCGGCACCTTCACGACGGGGAGCAACCTGGCCCTCAACCACGTGGCCAAGTGGAATGGCACCGCCTGGAGCGCCCTCGGAACCGGTAATGGCAACGGCACCAACGGCACCGTCTATGCGCTGGCCGCCATTGGCAACGACTTGTACATCGGCGGCAATTTCTCGGAAATGAACGGGTATTACCCCGACGGCATCAGCGCCAAGAACATTGCCCGCTGGACCGGCTCCGGGTGGAGCCCCCTGGGCACCGGCCTCTCCTACGGCCAGTTGGACAACGGCCGGGTACACGCCCTGGGCGTGGACGTGGACTACCGCGTGTTTGCCGGGGGCGACTTCACCACCGTGGGCGACAACAGCAAGGCTACGGGCTTCGTGGGCCTCTTTGCCGATATGCCGCCCAGCCTCGTCGTCACCGCCGCGCAGCCCCTCGATGGCAGCTACAACAACCTCACCATCAGCAATACGGCGGCGGCCACCCTTACGGCCCCGCTGCGGGTGCGCGGCACGCTCACCATCCAGTCGGGCGGGCGTCTACTCACCGCCAGCCAGCCCATCACGGGTGCGGGCAGCTTTGTGCTGGCTCCCGGCGGCACCCTCGGCATTGCCGACGCGGCGGGCATTGCCGCCACGGGCGCTACCGGGGCCGTGCAGGTGAGCGGCCCCCGCACCTTCGATGCCGGCGCCAACTACATCTACTCGGGCACCACGGCCCAGGTGCCCGGCCCGGCCCTGCCCGCCACCGTGGCCAGCCTCACGCTGAGCAACCCCGCCGGCCTCACCCTGGGCCAGAACCTGACCACTACCCAGGCGCTGGTGGTGAACAGCGGCGAGTTGCGCACCGGCCCGGCGGCCGTCATCCTCGGTCCCACCGCCACCCTCAGCGAATCGGCCACCGGCTATGTGACCGGGGCTGTGGAAACCAGCCGCCCCGTGGCTACCCCCGGCCAGTCGCAGGACTTCGGCGGGTTGGGCCTGATGCTCACCCCGGCCAGCTCCAGCACCGCCCTACCGGGCGCCACCACCGTGCGCCGCCTCACGGGCACGGCCGCCACGGGCTCCACCAGTGTGGGCATGAAGCGCTACTTTGAAATTCACGCCGCCACCAACGCGGGCCTCGACCTGACCATGCAGGCGCAGTACCGCGACGATGAGCTCAACGGCGTGGATGAGGCTAACCTCATGTTCTACCGCGCCACCAGCAGCGCGGCTGGCCCCTGGGTGGCCCAAACCGGCGCCTACGCGCGCGATGCCGCCAACAACCGCATCTCGCTGAGCGGCGTGAGCGGCTTCTCGGTGTGGACGCTGGGCAGCAGCGCCCCGCTGCCGGTGGAACTCACCGCCTTTGCGGCCATCGCCCGGACCGGCGCCGTGCAGCTCAGCTGGCGCACCGCCTCGGAGCACAACAGCGCCCACTTTGCCGTGGAGCGCAGCACCGACGGCCACGCCTTCGCCGCCCTCGGCCAGGTGCCGGCTCAAGGCAACCGCACCACGCCCACCAATTACACGCACCGCGATGCCAACCTGCCGGCCGGCGCGGCCCTGCTCTACTACCGCCTGCGGCAGGTAGATGCAGACGGGTCGTTCAGCTACTCTCCGGTGCGCACCGTGGCGCCGGCCCCGACCACGGGCCTGGCCCTGTTCCCCAACCCGGCGCACGCCACGGCCACGCTGCAAGTGACCGCCGCCACCTCCGACCGGGAAGTGCGCGTGCTGGACATGCGCGGCCGCCAAGCCGCTCGCCTATTGCTCCCCGCCCACGCGGCCTCCGCTGTGCTGCCGCTGGCTGGGCTGCCCGTGGGCGTCTACGCCGTGCGCGTGGGTGCGGCCACCGCCCGACTGGTGGTAGAATAA
- a CDS encoding MATE family efflux transporter, with amino-acid sequence MPTPPPASPPASSIRSFVRGSLGTGVAVAARAAGSLIVNKLFALYAPAGGLTLLAQFQNLMALLTTLPNDGVHVGLVKYLAPLRPGSPRFRTWLGAATALNAAGLLVGAAVLATKGLLPWSWGSLAVFMLGIALLTGQGLLSAALLAAGRLRAYITLSVTLAALGTAAVAGALWQGYELPTVLLAYLLAQGLTLAPAAALAARAGLLQGLRLRARVSRAALRGLGRFLLMAVSTLLFGKAVDYALRSYLLGTFGPGPTDLWQAVAKLSDNYTMVFSALMSSVFYPRLAALVGHPREARRYLHSVLALLAPLLAVGLGLIFVCRDWLLPLLFAPRLLAARALLAPQLLGDWAKFLSWLFIFQLMARARTGPYIAVQAASAAVFASLLAVLLPRYGLEGALLAHAARYGLVLGACLALQLRMKKEE; translated from the coding sequence ATGCCCACCCCGCCACCCGCTTCGCCGCCTGCCTCGTCCATTCGCAGCTTTGTGCGGGGCTCGCTGGGCACGGGCGTGGCCGTGGCGGCCCGGGCAGCAGGCTCACTCATTGTCAACAAGCTGTTTGCCCTGTACGCACCGGCGGGCGGCCTCACGCTGCTGGCCCAGTTCCAGAACCTGATGGCACTGCTCACCACGCTGCCCAACGACGGCGTGCATGTGGGCCTGGTGAAATACCTGGCGCCGCTGCGGCCGGGCAGCCCGCGCTTTCGCACCTGGCTGGGCGCCGCCACGGCGCTCAACGCCGCGGGTTTGCTGGTGGGAGCTGCCGTGCTAGCCACCAAAGGGCTGCTGCCCTGGAGCTGGGGCAGTCTGGCGGTATTTATGCTGGGCATTGCGCTACTCACGGGCCAGGGGCTGCTGAGCGCCGCGCTGCTGGCCGCGGGGCGCCTGCGGGCCTATATCACCCTGTCGGTGACGCTGGCGGCGCTGGGCACGGCGGCCGTGGCCGGGGCTTTGTGGCAGGGCTATGAACTACCCACAGTGCTGCTGGCCTACTTGCTGGCGCAGGGCCTGACGCTGGCGCCGGCTGCGGCGCTGGCGGCGCGGGCGGGGCTGCTGCAGGGCTTGCGCCTAAGGGCGCGCGTCAGCCGGGCGGCTTTGCGCGGCCTGGGCCGCTTTCTGCTCATGGCCGTGAGCACGCTGCTCTTCGGCAAGGCCGTGGACTACGCGTTGCGCAGCTATTTGCTGGGCACTTTCGGGCCGGGCCCCACCGACTTGTGGCAGGCCGTGGCCAAGCTGTCGGACAATTACACCATGGTGTTCAGCGCGCTGATGAGCAGCGTGTTTTACCCCCGGCTGGCGGCGCTGGTAGGCCACCCGCGCGAAGCCCGGCGCTACCTGCATAGCGTGTTGGCGCTGCTGGCGCCGCTGCTGGCCGTGGGGTTAGGGTTGATTTTTGTGTGCCGCGACTGGCTGCTGCCGCTGCTGTTTGCCCCGCGTCTGCTGGCCGCCCGGGCGCTGCTGGCGCCGCAGCTGCTCGGTGACTGGGCCAAGTTCCTGAGCTGGCTGTTCATTTTCCAGCTCATGGCGCGGGCGCGCACGGGGCCCTACATTGCCGTGCAGGCGGCCTCGGCGGCCGTCTTTGCCTCCCTGCTGGCAGTGCTGCTGCCGCGCTACGGGCTGGAAGGGGCGCTGCTGGCCCACGCCGCGCGCTACGGGTTGGTGCTGGGGGCTTGCCTTGCTCTGCAATTGCGAATGAAAAAGGAAGAATAA
- a CDS encoding glycosyltransferase family 2 protein encodes MLPSATSAAPAPLVTVVALCHNHAAFLRESLDSILAQTYPHLEVWLVDDASTDGSPAILQEYAASHPEWHLVLLPENVGNCRAFNQAFRLSQGEFVIDFATDDVLLPARVAQQVQAFQTAPATVGMVYSNCELISEAGALLGLHHRPDGHGGLTPAPASGWVFADVLARYFISTPTMLMRRACLESLGGYDETLTYEDFDFWVRASRDWQFLYLDAVTTRKRKHPRSMSAKAYRRHDPFLASTIRVCDKALDLCRTPEERESLAVRLRWELRQALRHRHVAQGRELYALLCLTGHVRPLDRLLGVLARLPLG; translated from the coding sequence GTGCTTCCCTCTGCAACAAGCGCCGCGCCCGCGCCGCTTGTTACCGTCGTGGCCCTGTGCCACAACCACGCGGCCTTCTTGCGCGAGTCCCTCGATTCCATTCTGGCCCAAACCTACCCGCACCTGGAAGTGTGGCTGGTGGATGACGCCAGCACCGACGGCAGCCCGGCCATTTTGCAGGAATACGCCGCTTCGCACCCGGAGTGGCACCTGGTGCTGCTGCCCGAAAACGTGGGCAACTGCCGCGCCTTCAACCAGGCTTTCCGGCTGAGCCAAGGCGAATTTGTCATTGACTTCGCCACCGACGACGTGCTGCTGCCCGCACGGGTGGCCCAGCAGGTGCAGGCCTTTCAAACCGCGCCCGCCACCGTGGGCATGGTGTATTCCAACTGTGAATTGATAAGCGAAGCCGGCGCACTGCTGGGCCTGCACCACCGGCCCGACGGCCACGGCGGCCTCACGCCCGCGCCCGCCAGCGGCTGGGTATTTGCCGATGTGCTGGCTCGCTACTTCATCAGCACGCCCACCATGCTCATGCGCCGCGCCTGCCTCGAAAGCCTGGGCGGCTACGACGAAACCCTGACTTATGAGGACTTCGACTTCTGGGTGCGGGCCAGCCGTGACTGGCAGTTCCTGTACCTCGACGCCGTGACCACCCGCAAGCGCAAGCACCCGCGCAGCATGAGCGCCAAAGCCTACCGCCGCCACGACCCTTTCCTGGCCTCTACCATCCGCGTGTGCGACAAAGCCCTGGACCTGTGCCGCACCCCCGAAGAGCGCGAATCCCTGGCCGTGCGCCTGCGCTGGGAACTGCGCCAGGCCCTGCGTCACCGCCACGTGGCCCAGGGCCGAGAGCTGTACGCGCTGCTGTGCCTCACGGGGCACGTCCGGCCGCTTGACCGCCTGCTGGGCGTGTTGGCGCGCCTGCCGCTGGGGTAA